Sequence from the Ornithinimicrobium humiphilum genome:
CTCGGGCGGCCAGCAGCAGCGGCTCTGCATCGCCCGCGCCATCGCGATCCAGCCCGAGGTCATCCTCATGGACGAGCCCTGCTCGGCCCTGGACCCGATCTCGACGCTGGCGATCGAGGACCTCATCAACGACCTCAAGTCCGACTACACGGTCGTCATCGTGACCCACAACATGCAGCAGGCCGCCCGTGTCTCGGACAAGACCGGCTTCTTCAACCTCAAGGCCACCGGGCAGCCGGGCCAGCTCGTGGAGTTCGACACCACCCAGACGATCTTCAACAACCCCAGCCAGAAGGCCACCGAGGACTACATCTCCGGCCGCTTCGGCTGAGCGGCGGCGCCGCGGGTCCCACCCGAGGGTGTGGCGGCACGACATACTGACCGCATGAGATCTCCGGGGCGGTCCGTGGCTGCGCTCTCGCTGGGCGCGGCCCTCCTGCTCGCCGCCTGCAGCGGTGGCGACGACGAGGCGACGTCGAGCGAGGCGCCCTCGGCGGCCGACCGCCTCGAGCAGGCGCGCACCGTCCTGGTCGAGGCCGGCACGGTGCACCTCGTGCTGACCGGCAGCGAGCTGCCCGAGGACGAGAAGAGCTACATCATCAGCGCCGAGGGCGACGGCACGATGGACCCGCCCGCCTTCGACGGCACCATCACCGCCAAGCTCGCGGGCATCCAGGCCGACGTGCCCACCGTCGCGGTCGACGGGGAGCTGTGGGTCAAGCTGCCCTTCGCCCCCTCGCACGTCAGGACCGACCCGGCCGACCTCGGCGTGCCCGACCCGGCCTCGCTCTTCGACCCGGAGGCCGGCCTCGTGGGGCTGCTGCCCCTGACCGAGGACGCGCAGTTCGGCGAGCGCGCCCGCGAAGGGGCCGAGACGGTGCAGGAGATCACCGGCACCATCCCCGGCGAGGCCGTGACCGAGCTGCTGCAGGTCGGCGACGCCGCCGCCTCCTACGACGTCACCTACGGCCTGGTCGAGGACGACTGGCAGGTGCGCACCGTCGAGATCACCGGTCCCTTCTACCCGCCCGCGACCTCGACCTACACGGTGACCCTCGACGCCTACGGCGCGCCGGTCACCGTCACCCGCCCCTGACGTGACCTCGAGGGGAGGGGCCGACGCGCCCCCGGAGGGCCGCGCGCGGACGGTCGCGGGCCGGGCCCGGTGGCTGCTCGCCGTCGCCGCGCTCGCGGTCGCGCTCGCCGCGGCCGACACCTACGTCGTCGTGCTCGCGCTGACCGACATGATGGCCGGCGTCGGGGTCGGCATCGAGTCGCTGCAGCGGGCGACGCCGATCATCTCCGGCTTCCTCCTCGGCTACGTCGCGGTGCTGCCACTCATCGGCCGGCTCTCCGACCTCGTCGACCGGCGCCGGATCCTGCTCTGGTGCCTGGTCGTCTTCGTCGTCGGTTCCGCGATCACCGCCGCCGCGGTCGAGCTGCCGGTCATGGTCGGCGGGCGCTTCCTGCAGGGCCTGGGCGGTGGCGGCCTGGTCCCGGCCACCCTCGCCCTCGTCGCCGACCTGTGGCCCCCGGGCCGCCGGGGCATGCCACTGGGCGTCGTCGGCGCGGTCCAGGAGCT
This genomic interval carries:
- a CDS encoding LppX_LprAFG lipoprotein, whose translation is MRSPGRSVAALSLGAALLLAACSGGDDEATSSEAPSAADRLEQARTVLVEAGTVHLVLTGSELPEDEKSYIISAEGDGTMDPPAFDGTITAKLAGIQADVPTVAVDGELWVKLPFAPSHVRTDPADLGVPDPASLFDPEAGLVGLLPLTEDAQFGERAREGAETVQEITGTIPGEAVTELLQVGDAAASYDVTYGLVEDDWQVRTVEITGPFYPPATSTYTVTLDAYGAPVTVTRP